The following are encoded together in the Gemmatimonadota bacterium genome:
- a CDS encoding beta-lactamase family protein encodes MRLTRRCTALFAALASFSLVAGPASPPLSAQPPASASASGATGRLAPATAAAIDSLYLQMSHSGEPGCAAGVYQNGAITFARGYGFANLTHDVPITPTTRFTTGSVSKQFTAASIALLVRAGRLSLDDDVRKYIPEMNAYPTPVRVRHLVHHTSGLRDFWELVGLAGVRYDDGYTSDDMLAMAARQKGLNFPPGSQYRYSNTGYLAMAVIVQRITGQSLRRFADSAIFKPLGMRETLFLDDHNEIVPGRAMAYSPRAGGWRIDVWNNDIVGQGGVVTTLADLQKWDENFYSGTVGGREFLELMHTTEPLTGGAENRYAFGLTVGTYRGQRLVEHTGSTGGYRAALFRFPELHTSFAMLCNRSTANTTALALRMADVVLRESLGAATARGATAGEEGGRPAAAGAARPQEHAAIIGRYASPELGGAVYEVVAGESGALQLRRPRAEPVPLAPLEGALRYSAGGMLTLVFDKPVRGKAPGFRLDANRVNDIRFDRASP; translated from the coding sequence ATGCGTCTCACGCGCCGTTGCACCGCGCTGTTCGCCGCCCTCGCCTCCTTTTCGCTCGTCGCGGGCCCAGCGTCCCCTCCGCTTTCGGCGCAGCCCCCCGCTTCGGCCTCCGCATCGGGCGCCACGGGGCGCCTCGCCCCCGCCACGGCCGCGGCGATCGATTCCCTGTACCTCCAGATGTCGCACTCCGGTGAGCCGGGGTGCGCGGCAGGGGTCTACCAGAATGGGGCGATCACCTTCGCGCGCGGGTACGGCTTCGCCAACCTCACGCACGACGTCCCGATCACCCCGACCACGCGCTTCACCACCGGCTCGGTCTCCAAGCAGTTCACCGCAGCGAGCATCGCCCTGCTCGTGCGCGCGGGGCGCCTCTCGCTCGATGACGATGTGCGCAAGTACATCCCCGAGATGAATGCCTACCCCACGCCGGTGCGCGTCCGTCACCTGGTGCACCACACCAGTGGGCTGCGCGACTTCTGGGAGCTGGTGGGACTCGCCGGAGTGCGGTACGACGATGGCTACACCTCCGACGACATGCTGGCGATGGCCGCGCGACAGAAGGGGCTCAACTTTCCCCCGGGGAGCCAGTACCGCTACAGCAACACCGGCTACCTGGCCATGGCGGTGATCGTGCAGCGCATCACCGGGCAGTCGCTGCGCCGCTTTGCCGACTCGGCGATCTTCAAGCCGTTAGGCATGCGCGAGACGCTGTTCCTCGACGACCACAACGAAATCGTCCCGGGACGCGCGATGGCCTACTCGCCGCGCGCCGGCGGGTGGCGCATCGACGTCTGGAACAACGACATCGTGGGACAGGGCGGGGTCGTGACCACGCTCGCCGACCTGCAGAAGTGGGACGAGAATTTCTACTCCGGCACGGTCGGGGGACGCGAGTTCCTCGAGCTGATGCATACCACGGAACCGCTCACCGGCGGCGCCGAGAATCGGTATGCGTTCGGGCTCACGGTGGGGACGTATCGCGGGCAGCGCCTGGTGGAGCACACCGGCTCCACCGGCGGCTACCGCGCGGCGCTCTTCCGCTTCCCCGAACTGCACACGTCGTTCGCCATGCTCTGCAACCGGAGCACGGCCAACACGACGGCGCTGGCGCTGCGCATGGCCGACGTGGTGCTGCGCGAGTCGTTAGGGGCCGCCACCGCGCGGGGGGCGACGGCTGGCGAGGAAGGGGGACGCCCGGCGGCGGCCGGCGCGGCGCGGCCGCAGGAACACGCTGCCATCATCGGACGCTACGCCAGCCCGGAGCTTGGCGGCGCGGTGTACGAGGTCGTCGCCGGCGAATCGGGGGCGTTGCAGCTGCGGCGCCCGCGCGCCGAGCCGGTACCGCTCGCTCCACTCGAGGGGGCGCTCCGCTACAGCGCGGGGGGGATGCTGACCCTGGTCTTCGACAAGCCGGTGCGCGGCAAGGCACCGGGCTTCAGGCTCGACGCCAACCGAGTGAACGACATCCGCTTCGACCGCGCGTCACCGTAG
- a CDS encoding M28 family peptidase, whose translation MRDAPIVFVGYGIVAPEFGWDDYGDIDLRGKVALILDGEPAIVSARRFGTRAERSPHAMPFLKGGHALAHGASAVVLLRSGDDSAHARRRLRLQDEGVIGEALDPAPQAPISLHLSTLAAERLARASGTTLAAWRALAEDSAAAPSELALRLDARVQTDAAPFVSYNVIGTIPGSDAARRDECVVYLAHWDAFGIGPAVHGDSIYNGALDDAAGVSQMLLIAQAVRALPRAPRRTMVFVATTAEEHGTRGANAYAAASSGPPWPSEWTGRGPGG comes from the coding sequence GTGCGAGACGCCCCCATCGTCTTCGTGGGTTACGGCATCGTTGCACCTGAGTTCGGCTGGGACGACTACGGCGACATCGACCTGCGCGGCAAGGTGGCGCTGATCCTCGACGGCGAGCCGGCGATCGTGAGCGCCCGACGGTTCGGCACCCGTGCGGAGCGGAGCCCGCACGCCATGCCCTTCCTCAAGGGAGGGCACGCGCTGGCGCACGGCGCGAGCGCGGTGGTGCTCCTTCGCTCCGGCGACGACTCGGCCCACGCCCGGCGGCGCTTGCGCCTGCAGGACGAGGGAGTGATCGGCGAGGCCCTCGATCCCGCGCCGCAGGCCCCGATCTCCTTGCACCTGTCGACCCTCGCCGCCGAGCGGCTGGCGCGCGCGAGCGGGACGACGCTCGCGGCGTGGCGTGCGCTGGCCGAGGACTCCGCGGCGGCCCCGTCGGAGCTAGCGCTGCGTCTCGACGCCCGCGTGCAGACCGACGCCGCCCCCTTCGTCAGCTACAACGTGATCGGGACGATTCCCGGGAGCGACGCGGCGCGACGCGACGAGTGCGTGGTCTACCTCGCGCATTGGGACGCCTTCGGCATCGGCCCGGCGGTGCACGGCGACTCGATCTACAACGGCGCCCTCGACGATGCGGCCGGGGTGTCACAGATGCTGCTGATCGCGCAGGCCGTGCGCGCCCTCCCGCGCGCACCGCGCCGCACGATGGTGTTCGTGGCCACCACGGCCGAGGAGCATGGGACGCGCGGGGCCAACGCGTACGCGGCCGCCTCGAGCGGACCGCCCTGGCCGTCGGAATGGACTGGCCGTGGACCTGGGGGGTGA
- a CDS encoding DinB family protein — MDTRVFVLAAALAVAAPVALRAQAAPTAPSWMGEMHRDVNGAQKKMIDLAKAIPEAAYDWRPSAGTRSVREVFLHVASDNYFIPIGMGKPAPEASGITSDMKSVGAYEKRNLSKEQIVAELEASYKHLHQGMALTTDANASESIKFFGQDWTRMRAMTLTVTHLHEHLGQAIAYARSNNVVPPWSQ; from the coding sequence ATGGACACCCGTGTCTTCGTCTTGGCCGCCGCCCTTGCGGTGGCAGCCCCCGTCGCCCTCAGGGCGCAAGCCGCGCCTACCGCACCCAGCTGGATGGGCGAGATGCACCGCGACGTCAACGGCGCGCAGAAGAAGATGATCGACCTCGCCAAGGCGATCCCCGAAGCCGCGTACGACTGGCGCCCCAGCGCCGGGACTCGCTCCGTGCGCGAGGTGTTCCTGCACGTCGCGTCGGACAACTACTTCATCCCGATCGGGATGGGAAAGCCGGCCCCGGAGGCGAGCGGGATCACGAGCGACATGAAGTCGGTGGGTGCGTACGAGAAGCGCAACCTGAGCAAGGAACAGATCGTCGCCGAGCTCGAAGCCTCGTATAAGCACCTGCACCAGGGGATGGCGCTCACGACCGACGCCAACGCCTCGGAGTCGATCAAGTTCTTCGGGCAGGACTGGACGCGGATGCGCGCGATGACGCTGACGGTGACGCACCTGCACGAGCACCTCGGGCAGGCGATCGCTTATGCCCGCAGCAACAACGTCGTGCCGCCCTGGAGCCAGTAG